A window of the Thiomicrospira microaerophila genome harbors these coding sequences:
- the purU gene encoding formyltetrahydrofolate deformylase, with amino-acid sequence MSRVYRLVMSCPDQVGIVARVASFIAEQGGTIVEANHHTDAGNGWFFMRHEILASSLVLGLEDFKTKFAPIADQFNMTWFMTDSDQPKRIALFASKESHCLADLMYRWHEKDLPGEIVCVIANHQDLRSMVEWYNIPFHHVPVTPETKPQAFAEAEHLVQHYQADLVVLARYMQILPPKMCADYAGRVINIHHSFLPSFVGAKPYHQAYERGVKLIGATCHYVTEELDAGPIIEQDVIRVSHAHSIEEMRRQGRDVEKTALARGLRYHLEDRVIIHGNKTVVFSS; translated from the coding sequence ATGAGTCGAGTTTATCGTTTGGTGATGTCCTGTCCGGATCAGGTGGGTATTGTGGCACGAGTGGCGAGTTTTATCGCCGAGCAGGGCGGTACGATTGTTGAAGCCAATCACCATACTGATGCAGGCAACGGCTGGTTTTTTATGCGTCATGAGATCCTAGCCAGTTCACTCGTTCTAGGCTTGGAGGATTTTAAAACCAAGTTTGCACCGATAGCAGATCAGTTTAATATGACATGGTTTATGACCGACTCCGATCAGCCTAAACGCATTGCTTTATTCGCCAGTAAAGAGTCACATTGTTTGGCCGACTTGATGTACCGTTGGCATGAAAAAGACTTGCCGGGTGAGATCGTGTGTGTGATTGCTAACCATCAGGACTTGCGCTCGATGGTGGAATGGTACAACATTCCTTTTCACCATGTTCCGGTTACACCTGAGACCAAGCCACAAGCTTTTGCAGAAGCTGAGCATCTAGTGCAGCACTATCAAGCTGATTTGGTTGTGCTGGCGCGATATATGCAGATTTTGCCGCCCAAAATGTGTGCAGATTATGCAGGTCGCGTGATTAATATTCATCATAGCTTCTTGCCGTCGTTTGTCGGCGCAAAGCCATATCACCAGGCCTATGAACGTGGGGTTAAGTTAATTGGTGCAACCTGCCATTATGTGACTGAAGAATTGGATGCCGGGCCGATTATTGAGCAGGATGTGATTCGTGTCAGTCATGCGCACTCGATTGAAGAAATGCGCCGTCAAGGTCGAGATGTAGAAAAAACCGCGTTAGCGAGAGGATTGCGTTATCACTTGGAGGATCGCGTTATTATTCATGGTAACAAGACGGTGGTGTTTAGCAGTTAA
- a CDS encoding putative bifunctional diguanylate cyclase/phosphodiesterase, with product MLLQTWMMLVILLVLFSLFIALGLLLRKNKQLHQKLAQTPDPSVKQEILQLHQFFQNHLSPMLFIDPDSGEIVNANQAAADFYGYSLNQLKSMNIHQINTLPKEQIELERQRAKHEERNYFVFPHRLSNGEVRQVEVHSSPITLNERICLFSIIHDVSDRIKSEEQIQKLAFYDPLTHLPNRRLLIDRLENNLAHMRRHPFHGALFFIDLDHFKILNDSHGHHFGDQLLQEVAKRISQCMRAGDTVSRFGGDEFVVLLTDLHQDPIHAAQEATIVAEKIRQQISLPYQLSTPNQKTKVNHQISASIGISVFNGQSSIDDLMKWTDMAMYQAKNAGRNEVCLYDPEMQRALDSRAEMEQELRKAIDQGQFELYFQPQVDKDKRIIGAEALLRWPHPTKGYISPADFIPLAEESGLILALSEWVLDRSCQQLAEWQRDPKLCTVQLAVNISAKQLRQVDFVDSIAKRIITYEINPLMLKLELTEGVFLSNKDESIKKMQDLRLLGIQFSMDDFGTGFSSLSYLKQLPLSQLKIDQSFIRDLGTDYMDNIMVQTIITLGRNFNLSIVAEGVETEEQLDFLRRFKCEIFQGYLFSKPIPLIEFKQKLIEN from the coding sequence ATGCTATTGCAGACCTGGATGATGCTGGTTATTCTGCTGGTGCTTTTTTCACTCTTTATCGCCCTAGGACTTCTGCTGCGAAAAAATAAACAACTGCATCAAAAACTGGCGCAAACGCCTGATCCCTCCGTTAAACAAGAAATTCTACAACTTCACCAGTTTTTTCAAAACCACCTGTCACCGATGCTGTTTATTGACCCAGACTCAGGTGAAATTGTTAATGCCAACCAAGCGGCAGCTGATTTCTACGGCTACTCACTTAATCAACTTAAATCGATGAATATTCACCAGATCAACACCCTACCCAAAGAACAAATCGAATTAGAACGCCAACGCGCTAAACATGAAGAACGTAATTATTTTGTTTTTCCGCACCGTCTTTCTAACGGCGAAGTGCGCCAGGTTGAGGTTCATTCATCACCGATTACCCTTAACGAGCGCATATGCCTATTCTCGATTATCCATGATGTTTCCGATCGCATAAAATCTGAAGAGCAAATTCAAAAACTTGCATTTTACGACCCACTAACCCACCTCCCAAACCGCCGATTATTGATAGATCGCCTTGAAAACAACCTAGCTCACATGCGCCGCCACCCTTTTCATGGTGCTTTGTTTTTTATTGACCTTGATCACTTTAAAATTCTTAACGATAGCCATGGACATCATTTTGGCGACCAATTGCTACAAGAGGTTGCCAAACGCATTAGCCAGTGTATGCGAGCAGGGGACACGGTTTCTCGTTTTGGCGGTGATGAATTTGTTGTACTGCTTACCGACCTGCATCAAGATCCGATCCACGCGGCTCAAGAAGCAACGATTGTGGCTGAAAAAATCCGCCAACAAATCAGCTTACCTTATCAATTGAGCACCCCCAATCAAAAAACCAAAGTCAATCATCAAATCAGTGCCAGTATCGGCATTTCTGTATTTAATGGACAAAGCTCAATTGATGATTTAATGAAATGGACCGATATGGCGATGTATCAGGCTAAAAACGCGGGCAGGAATGAAGTGTGTCTGTATGATCCTGAAATGCAAAGGGCCTTGGATAGCCGAGCGGAAATGGAGCAGGAGCTACGAAAAGCAATTGATCAAGGTCAGTTTGAGCTCTATTTTCAACCCCAGGTTGATAAAGACAAGCGCATAATCGGTGCAGAGGCTTTACTACGCTGGCCCCACCCAACCAAAGGTTATATATCACCTGCAGATTTTATCCCGCTTGCCGAAGAATCCGGTTTAATCCTTGCACTAAGTGAATGGGTGCTCGATCGTTCTTGCCAACAGTTGGCCGAATGGCAACGTGATCCCAAACTTTGCACGGTGCAACTCGCGGTGAACATTAGCGCAAAACAGCTGCGCCAAGTTGATTTCGTCGATTCAATCGCCAAGCGGATTATAACCTATGAGATTAATCCACTGATGCTAAAGCTTGAGTTAACGGAAGGCGTCTTTTTATCCAATAAGGACGAGTCCATTAAAAAAATGCAAGACTTGCGCTTACTGGGTATTCAATTTTCGATGGATGATTTTGGTACTGGTTTTTCATCCCTCTCCTATCTGAAGCAATTGCCCTTGTCTCAGCTCAAAATTGACCAATCCTTTATTCGCGATCTAGGGACTGATTATATGGACAATATCATGGTTCAAACCATTATTACTTTAGGGCGGAATTTTAATTTAAGCATTGTTGCAGAAGGGGTTGAGACGGAAGAACAGTTAGATTTTTTACGACGGTTTAAATGTGAAATCTTTCAAGGTTATTTGTTTAGCAAGCCCATTCCTCTTATCGAATTTAAGCAAAAACTAATCGAGAACTGA
- a CDS encoding GNAT family N-acetyltransferase, which produces MSTSDFIQTLRANLNTQQHRHCVVICGDWKWRIEQLAHHEKNSGFWVGEPSPLANLAPLQPSQIRHHLGQEIPTAVFCAEQGIDADALGIISGMVQAGGILWILIPPLNAWLKLPNPANQRFLNHPQSYLEVNQGFTRFLYASLKTHALWLEQGQNLPKLSSNQMPFQHKLQGLTPDQQHGLDAILHCGFGHPKRPLLLEADRGRGKTSLLGIAAIELLLQGKNHIVITASRLSQVATAFEQAALSLEARKIPYQQQPGLLMFETKTLEFRAPDSLIGSPQTLSHKAFDLLMIDEAAQLALPLLQSLVLAHSRVVMATTQHGYEGSGRGFGLRFKPFLDQTFQHWQSRCLQQPIRWHHNDPLEILINRMLLLDAELDGVESGSNTELIIRRLAIAKLTPVELKPIFALLVQAHYQTSPADLQQLLSSNDLNLYIGYQNQRCVAVLLVTREGGIPSPARHRRVKGHLVPQKLQQTYGDLDLMSKHSERVMRLAVHPNLQRQGIGRKMVEAWLNQTQAEFASVSFGVTADLFHFWKQLGFQSTHLGAKRDKASGTHNLIMLKSLNSTVEFGKLFKLYQQQLPHSLMEFITGLEPGLVIELLAENTPDSQQIFDFQHYLEGTQAYEAISHQLWHWTVCHADSMRRWPQPLQAIWLDKILRKQPWQQLADTYRLAGRKGVEDLLKQALNQI; this is translated from the coding sequence ATGTCAACCTCTGACTTTATTCAGACGCTAAGGGCGAATCTAAATACCCAACAGCATCGCCACTGTGTGGTAATTTGTGGTGACTGGAAATGGCGAATCGAACAACTCGCCCACCATGAAAAAAATAGCGGGTTTTGGGTAGGGGAACCAAGCCCCCTTGCAAACTTGGCACCGCTTCAACCCTCTCAAATTCGACACCACTTAGGTCAGGAAATCCCCACTGCGGTCTTTTGCGCTGAACAGGGAATTGACGCAGATGCATTGGGAATTATCAGTGGCATGGTGCAGGCAGGAGGCATTTTATGGATTTTAATTCCACCGCTCAACGCTTGGCTTAAGCTGCCCAATCCTGCCAATCAACGCTTTTTAAATCACCCTCAATCCTATCTAGAGGTAAACCAGGGGTTTACTCGCTTTCTGTACGCATCCTTGAAAACCCATGCACTTTGGTTGGAGCAGGGGCAAAACCTGCCCAAACTGTCTAGCAATCAGATGCCATTCCAGCACAAACTTCAAGGTTTAACACCTGACCAACAACACGGCCTTGATGCTATTTTACATTGCGGATTTGGCCATCCAAAACGCCCTTTATTGCTAGAGGCGGATCGTGGACGCGGCAAGACCAGTCTGCTGGGTATAGCCGCTATTGAACTACTGCTGCAAGGTAAAAATCATATCGTTATCACCGCAAGCCGTTTGTCACAAGTCGCTACCGCCTTTGAACAGGCAGCATTAAGCCTTGAAGCACGGAAAATACCCTATCAACAACAACCAGGCCTGCTGATGTTTGAAACCAAAACCCTTGAGTTTAGAGCGCCTGACAGCCTGATAGGCTCGCCACAAACGCTAAGCCACAAGGCGTTTGATCTGCTGATGATTGATGAAGCCGCGCAGCTAGCCTTACCGCTTTTACAGTCATTGGTCCTAGCCCATTCTCGTGTGGTAATGGCCACCACCCAACACGGCTATGAGGGTTCAGGGCGAGGGTTTGGACTCAGATTCAAACCCTTTCTTGACCAAACTTTTCAGCATTGGCAGAGCCGGTGCCTTCAACAACCGATTCGTTGGCATCACAATGATCCACTTGAAATACTGATTAACCGAATGCTTTTGCTTGATGCCGAGCTGGATGGGGTTGAATCCGGTTCAAATACTGAGCTGATTATTCGCCGATTGGCGATTGCCAAGCTAACACCAGTAGAATTGAAGCCAATCTTTGCGCTCTTGGTTCAGGCGCATTATCAAACTTCTCCTGCAGACCTGCAACAACTGCTCAGTTCGAACGACTTAAACCTTTATATTGGCTATCAAAACCAACGTTGCGTGGCGGTATTACTGGTAACGCGAGAAGGCGGCATCCCATCTCCGGCTCGTCACCGACGAGTCAAAGGGCATCTCGTGCCTCAGAAACTGCAGCAAACCTACGGTGACCTTGATCTTATGTCAAAACACTCAGAAAGAGTCATGCGTTTAGCGGTTCATCCGAACTTACAACGCCAAGGTATTGGTCGCAAAATGGTCGAGGCTTGGCTAAACCAAACCCAAGCAGAATTTGCCAGCGTCAGTTTTGGCGTCACCGCAGACTTGTTTCATTTTTGGAAACAACTTGGTTTCCAATCTACGCATCTTGGAGCGAAAAGAGATAAGGCCAGCGGCACACACAACCTGATCATGCTCAAATCGCTTAATAGCACAGTGGAATTCGGCAAGCTATTCAAGCTGTATCAACAACAATTACCCCATAGCCTAATGGAGTTTATTACCGGACTGGAACCTGGCCTGGTCATTGAGTTATTAGCTGAAAACACGCCTGACAGCCAGCAGATTTTTGATTTTCAGCATTATCTCGAAGGAACACAAGCCTATGAAGCGATCAGCCATCAACTTTGGCATTGGACAGTTTGTCATGCAGATTCAATGCGCAGATGGCCACAGCCATTGCAAGCCATATGGCTAGACAAAATTTTACGCAAACAACCTTGGCAACAGCTAGCCGATACCTACCGACTCGCAGGAAGAAAAGGGGTTGAAGATCTGCTTAAACAAGCCCTTAATCAAATATAA
- a CDS encoding YfaZ family outer membrane protein, whose product MKKTLKIAALGITGLLTTQASADKLGLNLQLADETARLGFFSESMGVNELYRYDAGFQFDNDKSYLVDASVLYANKGMLDPNIDLGVKAKLAYVDHDPSGDSTLGILMGVQAKYWLPTPVPSSLMLEYLYGPKILTTGDGDSLREGNVRYQVQLLRNLSGYVGYRQFNVHKSGGGYYNFDKGANIGIEFSF is encoded by the coding sequence ATGAAAAAAACGTTAAAAATAGCCGCATTAGGCATAACCGGGCTATTAACTACGCAAGCTAGTGCAGATAAGTTGGGTTTAAATTTACAGTTGGCTGATGAAACCGCAAGGCTAGGTTTTTTTAGCGAGAGTATGGGGGTGAATGAACTTTATCGATATGATGCTGGCTTTCAATTTGATAATGACAAGAGTTACCTTGTCGATGCAAGTGTGCTTTATGCAAATAAAGGCATGTTAGATCCTAATATTGATCTAGGTGTAAAAGCGAAGCTGGCTTATGTTGATCATGATCCTTCTGGGGACTCAACGCTAGGCATATTAATGGGTGTACAGGCTAAGTATTGGTTGCCAACACCTGTTCCAAGTTCCTTGATGCTTGAGTATTTGTATGGCCCCAAAATTCTAACAACAGGTGATGGGGACTCTTTGCGTGAAGGCAATGTACGTTACCAGGTTCAATTGCTACGCAATTTAAGTGGTTATGTCGGTTATCGCCAGTTCAATGTTCACAAGTCGGGTGGCGGTTACTATAATTTCGATAAAGGTGCCAATATTGGTATTGAGTTTAGTTTCTAA
- a CDS encoding TIGR04219 family outer membrane beta-barrel protein — MKRVSVGFIAFTVSVITPLAHADTLSAGFGVGLWKTSPSGTLNNINIKQDAGLGTENNSYAWAYINHPLPFVPNVRIERIDQSYSGTGTVSSFLDTSFNGNETHTRMTLDQTDALLYWGFSLPLIRFDYGLGAKQVSGDVTITDINSNSSHQSLNETLPIGYLSGQLSLPSLPITLSADTKTLRSRFNDTTFKARYDITTFGLKLGAEAGYRTQIINSNDINNLNIDMKIDGYFAGITLVF; from the coding sequence ATGAAAAGGGTATCCGTTGGATTTATTGCATTTACTGTTTCAGTAATAACGCCTCTGGCACATGCTGATACGCTAAGTGCTGGTTTTGGTGTTGGCTTATGGAAAACCTCACCATCAGGAACCCTTAACAACATCAATATCAAGCAAGATGCAGGACTAGGCACAGAAAACAACAGCTATGCTTGGGCCTATATAAACCACCCTCTTCCTTTTGTACCCAATGTTCGTATTGAGCGCATAGACCAATCCTACTCAGGAACAGGAACGGTATCTTCATTCCTTGACACGAGTTTTAATGGCAATGAAACCCATACGCGAATGACGCTGGATCAGACTGATGCGTTACTCTATTGGGGATTCTCATTACCCTTGATCCGCTTTGACTATGGCTTAGGCGCCAAACAGGTGTCAGGCGATGTCACGATTACCGATATCAACTCAAACTCAAGCCACCAATCACTCAATGAAACCCTGCCTATAGGTTATTTATCTGGACAACTTAGCCTACCTTCGTTGCCCATTACCCTATCTGCCGATACAAAAACCTTGAGGAGTCGATTTAACGATACCACTTTTAAAGCACGGTATGACATCACAACATTTGGTCTCAAACTGGGTGCCGAGGCGGGCTATCGAACTCAAATCATTAATAGCAATGACATTAATAACCTTAACATTGATATGAAAATAGACGGCTACTTTGCTGGAATAACCCTGGTTTTTTAG
- a CDS encoding glucose transporter, with protein MEQLGLLFYMLLGYAQINWLVITVFAVGALVLNFLAMSKAKGFFNLPAIKLTAIAYLLVFGLLFVSLPGLTGSSFAYMGYWLDWLLLVLMSAGYAAASVLWIYPVVKLYQQTGSKKAA; from the coding sequence ATGGAACAACTAGGTTTATTGTTTTATATGTTATTGGGCTATGCTCAGATTAATTGGTTAGTCATTACTGTGTTTGCGGTTGGTGCTTTGGTATTGAATTTCCTTGCCATGTCAAAAGCCAAAGGATTTTTCAATCTCCCAGCAATAAAGTTGACCGCTATAGCTTATTTACTGGTATTTGGTTTATTGTTTGTTAGCCTACCTGGTTTAACCGGTTCAAGTTTTGCCTATATGGGGTATTGGCTCGACTGGTTACTGCTTGTGTTGATGTCGGCGGGCTATGCTGCCGCCTCGGTTTTATGGATTTATCCTGTCGTTAAGCTTTATCAGCAGACCGGCTCGAAAAAAGCAGCCTAG
- a CDS encoding competence/damage-inducible protein A produces the protein MKRSVRPHFGLLVIGDEILSSKRQDRHLSNLNALLKPRGLSLSWFKVLGDDASLLVDHLKQSFASGHVVFCCGGIGATPDDRTRQSAAQALGLPLIRHPEALAEIEAKFGDQAYPNRVRMADFPEGAAMIPNFFNRVAGFSIQQHYFMPGFPQMTQPMMEWVLNTYYADLSQAPRIELAVKLVEGMEADWIDFMESFEQRFPQLRLFSLPHIAENGARYIELGVEGEPDIAQAGMDVIMQEIQARNQAWLPLEKTQA, from the coding sequence ATGAAAAGGTCGGTCAGGCCCCACTTTGGTTTGCTCGTTATTGGTGATGAAATCCTTTCTAGCAAGCGACAAGATCGCCATTTATCCAATTTAAATGCACTGTTAAAACCCAGAGGTTTAAGCTTAAGTTGGTTTAAAGTGTTGGGTGATGATGCATCGCTATTGGTTGATCATCTCAAGCAGAGTTTTGCCAGCGGTCATGTAGTGTTTTGCTGTGGAGGGATTGGGGCGACACCGGATGATCGAACTCGGCAAAGTGCGGCTCAAGCCTTGGGCTTGCCGCTGATTCGTCACCCAGAAGCCTTAGCAGAGATTGAAGCAAAATTTGGTGATCAAGCCTATCCAAATCGTGTACGTATGGCAGATTTTCCAGAAGGTGCAGCGATGATTCCTAACTTTTTTAACCGAGTGGCCGGTTTTTCAATCCAGCAACATTATTTTATGCCAGGATTCCCTCAGATGACCCAGCCGATGATGGAGTGGGTACTGAACACCTATTATGCAGACCTTAGCCAGGCACCGCGTATTGAGTTGGCAGTAAAACTGGTTGAAGGCATGGAGGCCGACTGGATAGACTTTATGGAGTCTTTTGAGCAGCGTTTCCCGCAGTTGCGCCTGTTCAGTTTGCCACACATTGCTGAAAACGGAGCGCGTTATATTGAGTTGGGGGTTGAGGGTGAACCTGATATCGCTCAGGCTGGGATGGATGTAATAATGCAAGAAATACAGGCACGTAACCAGGCTTGGTTGCCCTTAGAGAAAACCCAAGCGTGA
- the xthA gene encoding exodeoxyribonuclease III — protein MLRIVSFNVNSVRMRPHQLEALVAQHHPDIIGLQETKVQDQDFPVEMIEQLGYKVEFFGQKTHYGVALIYKPELELVQLQKGWNTDDEHAQRRMIIGDFKTPSGEKLRVLNGYFPQGEKRDHPIKFPAKLAFYQDLMHYLNNDCTPEQNLVLMGDFNISPQDIDIGIGEANRLRWLKTGKTSFLPEEREIWQQLIDWGLKDTYRCIYPDNAERFSWFDYRSKGFEDEPKRGLRIDTLLATAPLADKVIASDIGYGIRGMDKPSDHAPVWSDFNIQ, from the coding sequence ATGTTAAGAATTGTTTCTTTTAATGTAAATAGCGTGCGAATGCGCCCCCACCAGCTTGAAGCCTTAGTTGCACAACATCACCCCGATATTATTGGCCTACAAGAAACGAAAGTCCAAGACCAAGACTTTCCGGTCGAGATGATTGAACAGCTAGGTTACAAAGTTGAATTCTTTGGTCAAAAGACCCATTATGGTGTTGCGTTAATCTATAAACCGGAATTGGAATTAGTACAACTTCAAAAAGGTTGGAATACCGATGATGAACATGCGCAACGCCGCATGATTATTGGCGATTTCAAAACGCCAAGCGGTGAAAAACTAAGAGTGTTAAATGGCTATTTTCCTCAAGGCGAAAAGCGTGACCATCCGATTAAATTTCCCGCTAAACTCGCTTTTTACCAAGACCTAATGCACTATCTAAACAACGACTGTACCCCTGAGCAGAACCTGGTGCTAATGGGTGATTTTAATATTTCACCACAGGACATAGATATTGGTATCGGCGAGGCTAATCGACTTCGCTGGCTCAAAACCGGAAAGACCAGTTTTTTACCAGAAGAGCGTGAAATATGGCAACAGCTTATCGACTGGGGCTTAAAAGACACCTATCGCTGTATCTATCCCGACAACGCAGAGCGCTTTAGCTGGTTTGACTATCGCTCGAAGGGATTTGAAGATGAACCCAAACGTGGTCTGCGAATTGACACCCTTCTTGCCACCGCCCCGTTAGCCGATAAGGTCATTGCCTCTGACATAGGCTATGGCATTCGTGGTATGGACAAACCTTCAGACCATGCACCGGTTTGGTCAGATTTTAATATCCAATAG
- a CDS encoding NAD(P)/FAD-dependent oxidoreductase yields the protein MTKLTKLSKLGRRKFIAGGATALAAATGLVSLSAKATETKARIVIVGGGAAGISIANRLNRALKNASITLVERKETHFYWPGLTMVATGAWNKSKVLDNNRSFIPSNINWVKEMAAEIDPDAKRVTTDAGRKIDYDYLVVANGVEYHYDAIEGMDIDAIGQNGLASVYQSPDAAAKSWDVIKAYSQQGGEGIFTLPSTPIRCAGAPLKMALLTLDRMKQNGGFERANTHFHSATNGLFGIAFHNQFLMDEFAKNNMAVNLRSELTAVDITARKATFQQADGNSVTQDYDLLHVVPPMRAPAVVRNSNLAWTEGNMAAGGWLAVDKDTLQHLTYPEVFGCGDVNGTPRGKTAATVKMSVPVVVANLLAVIDGKDPSVTFDGYTSCPLLTRFGAAMLIEFDYNGNLTPTFPMIDPKKESWMAWIMKDQMLKPAYQQMLRGRV from the coding sequence ATGACAAAATTAACTAAGTTATCCAAGTTGGGTCGTCGTAAATTTATAGCGGGCGGTGCGACAGCCTTGGCCGCTGCAACCGGCTTGGTATCACTAAGTGCCAAAGCGACAGAAACAAAAGCACGTATCGTAATTGTTGGGGGTGGTGCAGCCGGAATCAGTATTGCCAATAGACTTAATCGTGCGCTAAAGAATGCTTCTATTACTTTGGTAGAGCGAAAAGAAACTCACTTCTACTGGCCGGGTTTAACCATGGTTGCAACCGGTGCATGGAACAAAAGTAAGGTGTTAGATAATAATCGCAGCTTTATTCCAAGTAATATCAACTGGGTAAAAGAAATGGCAGCGGAAATTGATCCTGATGCCAAACGTGTTACTACCGATGCCGGACGCAAGATCGATTATGATTATTTGGTGGTCGCCAATGGTGTTGAATACCACTATGATGCGATTGAAGGCATGGATATTGATGCAATAGGTCAAAATGGCCTTGCCAGTGTCTATCAAAGTCCGGATGCGGCAGCGAAAAGCTGGGATGTCATCAAAGCTTACAGTCAGCAGGGGGGGGAGGGTATTTTCACTCTGCCGAGTACGCCCATTCGTTGTGCTGGTGCACCTTTGAAAATGGCGTTGTTAACACTGGATCGTATGAAACAAAACGGTGGTTTTGAACGCGCCAATACCCATTTCCATTCCGCTACAAATGGTTTGTTTGGCATTGCCTTTCACAACCAATTTTTGATGGATGAATTTGCTAAAAACAATATGGCGGTTAACCTGCGAAGTGAGCTAACCGCAGTCGATATTACAGCGCGCAAAGCAACCTTTCAACAGGCAGATGGCAATAGCGTTACTCAAGATTATGACTTATTACATGTTGTGCCACCGATGCGCGCGCCCGCAGTAGTCAGAAACTCTAACCTAGCCTGGACAGAAGGCAACATGGCCGCAGGTGGCTGGTTGGCAGTCGATAAAGACACCTTGCAGCATTTAACCTATCCTGAGGTGTTTGGCTGTGGCGATGTGAATGGCACACCACGCGGTAAAACCGCAGCGACGGTAAAAATGTCGGTTCCTGTGGTAGTAGCGAATCTTTTGGCTGTAATTGATGGTAAAGACCCAAGTGTAACCTTTGATGGTTACACTTCTTGTCCGCTGTTAACACGTTTTGGTGCGGCGATGCTGATTGAATTTGATTACAACGGTAACTTAACGCCGACCTTCCCAATGATTGACCCTAAGAAAGAATCTTGGATGGCTTGGATCATGAAGGATCAGATGTTAAAACCCGCATACCAACAAATGCTCAGAGGCAGAGTTTAA
- the mnmC gene encoding FAD-dependent 5-carboxymethylaminomethyl-2-thiouridine(34) oxidoreductase MnmC encodes MQQTQWYKSRAPWFDTPSAFCTRDQLKGKQALVVGAGLAGAAVAHRLANLGLMVKVVDQGASMAQGASGNLAGALHPLVTADWNLRSQWYWQGLQATLAYLEPWLAKDEIKGELNGLLHLAVDEKNFQRMQQALIRVPTITRFAHWFDVKQASDKLGGECPYPGLFFPRAGWFNPPSIVARCLSHQNIQLELNQTITGIVRSDDQAWLVNVQDRAFKADIVVLASGAISSLNDQFDLAIRPVKGQVTQLEPSYQAWSLGCSVAHQGYSAPADKGYAVTGATFEAPDLTPDASKQADMKNLAMAQTCLPGWLAPLASQVDMETSGRVSFRPTTPDHLPIIGALPDVDWMRVNYLSQSSSHTPFRFPPQRYNSGLYVSNGHGARGLMSVFLAADIIAEQITGQDVSIDAKLLAACHPARFLIRAWQKTGNGKLIA; translated from the coding sequence TTGCAACAGACTCAATGGTATAAATCAAGGGCACCCTGGTTTGACACGCCGAGCGCATTTTGCACGAGGGATCAGTTAAAAGGCAAGCAAGCCCTAGTCGTCGGAGCTGGTTTGGCGGGCGCGGCCGTGGCTCATCGCTTAGCGAACTTGGGCTTGATGGTTAAGGTGGTCGATCAAGGTGCATCTATGGCACAGGGTGCATCCGGCAATTTAGCTGGTGCCTTACACCCCTTGGTTACCGCGGATTGGAACTTGAGAAGTCAGTGGTATTGGCAAGGCCTACAAGCCACTTTAGCCTATCTCGAACCTTGGTTGGCGAAGGATGAAATTAAGGGTGAATTGAATGGTTTGTTGCATTTGGCTGTTGATGAAAAAAATTTTCAACGTATGCAGCAGGCCTTAATAAGGGTGCCAACTATCACCCGTTTTGCACACTGGTTTGACGTAAAACAGGCTTCAGACAAATTGGGTGGTGAATGCCCATACCCTGGTTTATTTTTTCCGCGCGCAGGTTGGTTTAATCCGCCTTCGATTGTAGCGCGCTGTCTCAGTCATCAGAATATTCAGCTTGAGTTAAATCAAACCATTACCGGGATCGTAAGGTCCGATGACCAGGCCTGGTTGGTTAACGTTCAGGATAGGGCTTTTAAAGCCGATATAGTGGTGTTGGCAAGCGGTGCGATTTCGAGCCTTAATGATCAGTTTGACTTAGCAATTAGACCGGTAAAAGGTCAGGTAACCCAATTAGAGCCGAGTTACCAGGCCTGGTCTCTCGGCTGTAGCGTTGCGCATCAGGGGTATTCTGCGCCAGCGGATAAGGGTTACGCGGTTACGGGTGCCACCTTTGAGGCACCCGATTTAACCCCAGATGCATCTAAGCAGGCTGATATGAAAAATCTGGCAATGGCTCAGACTTGTTTACCCGGTTGGTTAGCACCTTTGGCGAGCCAAGTCGATATGGAGACATCAGGGCGTGTTAGCTTTCGTCCGACAACACCGGATCATTTACCAATTATTGGTGCGTTACCCGATGTGGATTGGATGCGAGTTAATTATCTTTCTCAGTCGTCGAGTCACACGCCATTTAGGTTTCCACCGCAACGATACAATTCAGGTTTGTATGTATCTAACGGACATGGTGCACGAGGGCTAATGTCCGTGTTTTTAGCCGCAGATATTATTGCCGAGCAAATAACAGGTCAAGACGTCTCAATCGATGCAAAATTATTGGCGGCCTGTCATCCGGCAAGGTTTTTGATTAGAGCATGGCAAAAAACTGGCAATGGCAAACTTATTGCTTAA